In the genome of Torulaspora globosa chromosome 2, complete sequence, the window GATCCAAATAAGCCTAGATCGTTTTGCAACATCTAATGCGGAAGCGACCTATGACTGTGCTCGCCAAGGCGTTTGGGATTGAATTTGGATCGTTGCCAAGACAAAGCTCAGAAAGCCATGAGTCTTTACCCGAACATGCTCAACTGACAAGCCTTAAAGCTTGCATTTCAATCACTTGTCGCTTCATTGACAGTTTACTTAAGCTATTCATTTGCCATAAAACTCACTTACAAAGTGTTGGCAAAACCGCAGCTTGCAGCTGGCTTTGACCGAAGGACGTACAATTCAACGCTTGTCGAAGAATATCTATAGCCAGATGATGCCAGTAATGGGCAATTGATTAATCCCAGGCTGCTATATCGCTATAGAGACTAACTAACGAGTCAATGTCCTCATGGCATGGTTCTTTTTAATCGCTTTAATGAATGCCCATCGCATCTCATGTTATGTGCTTGCCGTATTTACAGGTTGCTTGAAGTCGTAGAAGGCTCCATTTGTCTCAAACTTTCACCAAAGATTCTTCGGGTACGGGCTCATGTTCCACTTTCTCCAGGAATTCCTTCATTATTATGTCGTCTGTCTTATTCCTCATATCGATGTGCTTGATTACCTTGTCCTCGTTGGACACTATCTCTAAGGTACAGGGAACGCCGGCGAATTTTGTGTTCTCATTCTTGATTCTTATTACGTCGATCCTGAAATTTGGGTTGTAGAATTGCAGTGTTGGAAGGTACTCACGCCAAAACTTCCTGGCTCCCATGTGTCCGTGATGGTTTTCCACTTGGAATGTTAATTTGACTCCCGAGTACTTGGTGGCATCGAGCAGAATTTGGGCTTGCTTCGTTGTGGAGCTTATtttgttcaagaacttcagTTGCTTCGCTACACTTGACATGATTCTGGCTCCCTGGAGTGTCAGCCTTAAACCT includes:
- the MRP49 gene encoding mitochondrial 54S ribosomal protein mL61 (ancestral locus Anc_1.181); this encodes MSSVAKQLKFLNKISSTTKQAQILLDATKYSGVKLTFQVENHHGHMGARKFWREYLPTLQFYNPNFRIDVIRIKNENTKFAGVPCTLEIVSNEDKVIKHIDMRNKTDDIIMKEFLEKVEHEPVPEESLVKV